One window of the Hippocampus zosterae strain Florida chromosome 8, ASM2543408v3, whole genome shotgun sequence genome contains the following:
- the tmem131 gene encoding transmembrane protein 131 isoform X1 has product MAVGQEERYRWTSRHFSNTRKLPCVGLLRILFIAFIHTTRANKQAFIQCDTVLEVLHFGDGGALPADSDINVNLYQQSTAPQGGSCRPIRFEPPMLDFHKQPVGMPKMEKVYLHNPSSEEISLISISATTAHFHASFFQNRIIPPGGNTSFDVVFLARVVGNVENTLFINTSHHGVFTYQVFGVGIPNPYRLRPFVGARVPVNSSFSPLINIHNPYSEPLQVVEIYSSGGDLHLELPTGQQGGTGKLWEIAPFETKGVMRASFSSRDEDNHTAFIRIKTNAPNEDKFIILPVEVEVTSAPGIYSSTEMLHFGTLRSQDRPKQMALYLLNSGTKDVPITSIRATPPNDAITIDFKAITLRVGDSKYTKVATISFDASKARRPYQFFGKITVKAKEKTYSKLEIPYQADVLEGYLGFDHTATLFHIRDSPVDPVDRPIFLTNSFSFAIRIHNVSLPEEAKTMFSVQNFTSPVLVPAHESRYIFSLLFQPVRPSIHIDSNILLITNASKFHLPIRAYTGFLEPHVLQPSLKKNILDFGIRSATDTSSIIFVVVNSNPIELEIRSWQVTGDSLSMELLKAEKGNATMASSRLRDLQNVSASHHKTVFIGSGFYAAFRVTLVANALEGTYDGAVHITTDYEILTIPVKALIAVGALTSSPKHLILPHSFPGKVVHQIFSVRSSFSQKVRLEQIRSLTEDIRFYYKRLRNNKDELEPKRKSKVANIYFDASLQCGDHCYVGLPFLFKSESKPHGMVLQEDIWDSDVDLHQKLLRRWNELKVLSGHIVEAMFEVNTDLQKNVQAKITAELIWPSLINSTRHVTFPLTNTNSSAEREITLQNPADVPVYVQVLPLALLPNPSIFSEKLLDRWQPENLSSINIDPHTMEFQVQRNQSTAAKSGIGFAEGSSRPFVYNLVLMPREVKSFNVRFTPVRNHSVSSLLIVRNNLTVIDTIVLHGHGTTESLKVAGKSPGHGSSLRFKMTEALLRECTDKKRIKDPTYTLKRTFRIENTGLLPITIRSVEINGQACEGFGFKVLNCQEFLLQPNTSEDLVILFTPDFTTSRVIRELKLVTYGGSEFLFVMNASLPYHMLAACAETLPRPTWEMELCIIVAVVMSSMFLLVIGTAYLEAQSIWEPYKRRVSVETNCTLETGRPFNLREIVQLHSESNDSSQTSRGLYGATNGATRGGRHGNSRTLSDSDVQDKRSRMSLSRSSMPLQAASSSNLPRGGSYTSGQEVATPPPNCQMTNRKARSAKPDLQGPSLATSSSPPQRGGASDTEYANLVNAMDTDRQRPESLVQTLDDQSSQLLHNKALESKGKLRGKTKVQRKKEEKVKKSIVKTPGDELKDNLADNDDTSSTTTETSNPDMEASIKEEPLKKKGSAGIPAKEETNSNFLIKQKPKKQGAAKKEVQAEKASSLELPYVTPLENKQRKGFTSKSHQPLTSAPKTRPVQNPKLEAKLEEGRSSLLAKLLSGSVQELGHSSSSEGEKEFASPEWDIPVCKNSVQADSLQQISIQTLNADPFLKRSSTPGACSPPPTSPSLLSRGTYSSVLNSNSDVNHNKAPGSKACCPAPLPGKNGNPTFAAVAAGYDKSPGGSGSGRVEGQSRSLAHTMSVESDSSDSSGLWSPIDTISGSNFNSTNSFSAFGPNNSFNLTGVFSGMSLQKPSEPQLSWPDFTTVPSSIWDMPSADPLYSWPASSSSPTAPTSSLLGSSHNPWSASAAFGNSIWSASTESSLHPYSPAVNSPTLTDPLESSPSPSADMSRTYNPWSMWRPTLGRRSSEPWPSPSEDAN; this is encoded by the exons CACGGCCCCGCAAGGTGGGAGCTGCCGACCCATACGCTTCGAACCTCCAATGTTGGACTTTCACAAACA GCCTGTGGGGATGCCAAAAATGGAGAAAGTTTATTTACATAATCCTAGCTCAGAAGAAATTAGTTTGATATCAATATCAGCGACGACGGCGCATTTTCACGCCTCCTTTTTCCAGAACAGG ATAATCCCGCCAGGAGGGAACACATCGTTTGATGTCGTGTTCCTCGCGCGAGTCGTCGGGAATGTAGAAAACACATTATTTATTAATACGTCACATCACGGAGTGTTTACATACCAG GTTTTTGGGGTGGGGATCCCAAACCCTTACAGGCTCCGTCCCTTCGTCGGGGCTCGAGTCCCAGTAAACAGCAGCTTCTCGCCGCTAATAAACATCCATAACCCCTACAGTGAGCCACTTCAG GTGGTTGAGATATATTCCAGTGGAGGGGATCTACATCTAGAGCTTCCCACGGGGCAGCAGGGAGGCACTGGGAAATTATGG GAGATTGCGCCCTTCGAGACGAAGGGCGTGATGAGAGCCAGCTTTTCGTCCAGAGACGAGGATAACCACACGGCTTTCATCCGAATCAAAACCAACGCACCCAACGAAGACAAGTTTATCATCCTGCCCGTTGAAGTGGAGGTTACATCAG CACCTGGTATTTACTCTTCCACAGAAATGCTCCACTTCGGCACATTACGCTCTCAAG ATCGGCCAAAACAGATGGCTTTGTATCTTTTAAATTCTGGAACAAAAGACGTTCCCATTACA AGCATCCGTGCGACGCCGCCCAATGACGCCATCACGATAGACTTTAAAGCCATCACGCTCAGAGTGGGAGATAGCAAATACACCAAAGTAGCTACTATTAGCTTTGATG CCTCCAAGGCCAGAAGACCATATCAGTTCTTTGGTAAAATCACAGTGAAAGCGAAGGAAAAGACTTACTCCAAGCTCGAAATCCCCTACCAGGCAGACGTTTTAGAAGG TTACCTGGGCTTTGACCACACAGCGACGTTGTTCCACATTCGTGACAGCCCAGTGGACCCGGTTGACCGGCCCATATTCCTCACAAATTCCTTCAGCTTTGCCATACGGATACACAACGTGTCGCTGCCCGAAGAGGCCAAAACCATGTTCAGC GTACAAAACTTTACCTCGCCGGTGCTGGTCCCCGCACACGAGTCGCGCTACATCTTCTCGCTACTCTTCCAACCGGTTCGGCCGTCCATCCATATCGACAGCAACATCCTGCTCATCACCAACGCGTCGAAGTTTCACCTGCCTATCAGGGCCTACACAGGCTTCCTGGAG CCTCATGTGCTGCAACCCAGCTTGAAGAAGAACATACTAGACTTTGGCATCCGCAGCGCCACAGACACCAGCAGCATCATATTTGTGGTGGTCAACAGCAACCCCATAGAG TTGGAGATAAGGTCCTGGCAGGTGACGGGTGACAGCCTCTCAATGGAGCTGCTCAAGGCTGAGAAAGGAAACGCTACAATGGCATCCAGTCGCCTGCGGGACCTGCAGAATGTTTCTGCGTCTCATCACAAAACG GTTTTTATAGGGTCGGGCTTTTACGCCGCCTTCCGCGTGACACTGGTGGCCAATGCACTGGAGGGCACATATGACGGAGCTGTGCACATCACCACAGACTACGAG ATATTAACCATCCCGGTGAAAGCTCTTATCGCGGTGGGCGCATTAACCAGCTCCCCCAAACACCTCATCCTGCCTCATTCATTTCCA GGAAAAGTTGTGCACCAAATTTTCAGCGTCCGCAGCTCGTTCTCGCAAAAAGTGAGGCTCGAGCAGATTCGCTCGCTGACTGAAGATATCCGCTTTTACTACAAGCGCTTGCGCAACAACAAGGATGAGCTCGAGCCCAAGCGCAAATCCAAG gttgcaaatatttattttgacgCCAGTTTGCAGTGTGGAGATCACTGCTATGTGGGGCTGCCTTTCCTGTTTAAAT CGGAGTCGAAGCCTCATGGGATGGTGCTGCAGGAGGACATTTGGGATTCCGATGTGGATCTCCACCAGAAACTTCTCAGGCGATGGAATGAGTTGAAAGTGCTCTCCGGCCACat AGTCGAAGCCATGTTTGAAGTCAACACGGATCTCCAGAAAAATGTCCAGGCCAAAATTACAGCCGAGCTGATCTGGCCCTCGCTGATCAACTCCACGCGGCACGTAACGTTTCCGCTGACCAACACAAACAGCTCAGCT GAAAGAGAGATAACGCTGCAAAATCCAGCCGACGTTCCCGTGTACGTCCAAGTGCTCCCGCTGGCGCTACTGCCCAACCCATCGATCTTCTCAGAAAAGTTGTTAGACAG ATGGCAACCCGAAAATCTTTCCAGCATCAACATTGACCCACACACGATGGAGTTCCAAGTGCAAAGAAACCAG TCGACTGCGGCGAAGAGCGGCATCGGTTTTGCGGAGGGATCAAGCCGGCCCTTTGTGTACAACCTGGTCCTGATGCCCAGGGAGGTGAAGTCCTTCAACGTAAGATTCACGCCCGTCCGCAACCACAGCGTCTCCTCGCTGCTCATAGTCAG GAATAATCTGACTGTGATAGACACCATCGTCCTGCACGGCCACGGCACCACCGAAAGCCTCAAAGTCGCTGGGAAATCTCCGGGACATGGCAGCTCGCTGAGGTTCAAGATGACGGAAGCGCTGCTGAGAGAATGCACAGACA AAAAAAGAATCAAGGATCCAACTTACACGCTGAAGAGAACATTCCGCATCGAGAACACGGGCCTGCTCCCCATCACCATCCGCTCGGTGGAGATCAACGGACAAGCGTGCGAAGGATTCGGATTCAAGGTTCTGAACTGTCAAGAGTTTTTACTTCAACCCAACACGTCCGAAGACCTCGTCATACT ATTCACGCCGGACTTCACCACATCGCGAGTGATACGCGAGCTCAAGTTGGTGACGTACGGAGGCTCGGAGTTCCTCTTCGTGATGAACGCCTCGCTGCCCTATCACATGCTGGCGGCGTGCGCCGAGACCCTGCCCCGGCCCACCTGGGAGATGGAGCTCTGTATCATTGTGGCCGTTGTCATGAG TTCCATGTTTCTCTTGGTGATCGGCACGGCCTACCTGGAAGCGCAGAGCATCTGGGAGCCTTACAAGAGGCGCGTGTCTGTCGAGACCAACTGCACCTTGGAGACGGGAAGGCCATTTAATCTCAGGGAGATAGTACAACTGCACAGCGAGTCAAA TGACTCATCTCAGACCTCGAGGGGCTTGTACGGTGCAACCAACGGAGCGACGCGGGGAGGCCGACATGGCAACAGCCGGACCCTGTCTGACTCTGATGTCCAAGACAAGCGCTCCAGGATGAGCCTGAGCCGCTCGTCTATGCCTTTGCAAGCCGCTTCCTCCTCCAATCTGCCCAGAGGGGGAAGCTACACCTCCGGCCAGGAAGTCGCCACCCCGCCCCCTAACTGCCAGATGACCAACCGCAAAGCTCGCAGCGCCAAACCGGACCTTCAGGGTCCAAGTTTAGCCAcgtcgtcgtcgccgccgcAAAGAGGGGGCGCCTCCGACACGGAATACGCTAACCTGGTCAACGCCATGGATACCGACCGCCAACGTCCAGAGTCACTCGTACAAACGTTAGACGACCAAAGTTCACAGTTACTTCACAACAAAG CGTTGGAATCCAAAGGGAAACTGCGGGGCAAAACAAAAGTGCAGCGGAAAAAGGAAGAGAAGGTGAAGAAATCCATAGTCAAGACGCCGGGCGATGAGTTAAAAGACAACTTGGCCGATAACGACGAcacctcctccaccaccacggAGACCTCAAATCCGGACATGGAGGCCAGCATCAAAGAG GAACCCCTGAAAAAGAAAGGAAGCGCAGGAATTCCGGCAAAAGAagaaacaaattcaaatttccTTATCAAACAGAAACCCAAGAAACAAGGAGCCGCAAAAAAGGAGGTCCAAGCTGAAAAAGCCAG TTCCCTGGAGTTGCCGTACGTGACGCCGCTGGAAAACAAACAGCGCAAGGGATTCACGTCCAAATCACACCAACCACTCACCAGCGCTCCCAAGACGAGACCAGTGCAGAATCCCAAAT TGGAAGCAAAGCTGGAAGAAGGTCGCTCCTCTCTGTTGGCCAAACTGCTGTCAGGTTCCGTGCAGGAGCTCGGACACAGCAGCAGCTCGGAAGGCGAGAAGGAGTTTGCCTCCCCCGAGTGGGACATCCCCGTCTGCAAAAACAGCGTTC AAGCAGACAGTCTCCAGCAGATCTCCATCCAGACATTAAACGCAGACCCCTTCCTCAAGCGATCCTCCACGCCGGGGGCTTGCTCTCCACCGCCCACCTCCCCCAGCCTGCTGTCTCGCGGCACCTACAGCAGTGTCCTCAACAGCAACAG CGACGTGAACCACAATAAAGCTCCAGGAAGCAAAGCTTGCTGCCCCGCGCCACTTCCCGGCAAAAACGGAAACCCCACCTTTGCCGCTGTTGCCGCTGGTTATGACAAGAGTCCAG GTGGTTCTGGATCGGGCAGGGTCGAAGGCCAATCAAGGAGTCTGGCGCATACGATGTCGGTCGAGAGTGACAGCTCCGACAG CTCAGGGTTATGGAGTCCCATCGACACAATTAGCGGTTCAAATTTTAACTCCACCAACTCCTTCTCCGCTTTTGGGCCCAATAACTCCTTCAACCTGACAGGAG TTTTCAGCGGAATGAGCCTCCAGAAGCCATCGGAGCCTCAGTTGAGCTGGCCCGACTTCACCACGGTGCCGTCGTCCATCTGGGACATGCCCAGTGCGGACCCCCTCTACTCCTGGCCCGCCAGCTCCAGCTCGCCCACTGCACCCACCTCA TCACTCCTGGGAAGCAGCCACAACCCATGGTCCGCCAGCGCCGCCTTCGGCAACTCCATTTGG